A region of Burkholderiales bacterium JOSHI_001 DNA encodes the following proteins:
- a CDS encoding aerobic-type carbon monoxide dehydrogenase, small subunit CoxS/CutS-like protein (PFAM: 2Fe-2S iron-sulfur cluster binding domain; [2Fe-2S] binding domain): MINITVNGKARQVDSDPATPLLWVLREELQLTGTKFGCGMALCGACTVHLDGQPVRSCSTPASAAAGKKVTTIEGVGATPTGRAVQAAWVARDVPQCGYCQSGQIMSATALLAQNKRPTIADITNAMSGNICRCGTYNQIKAAIQDASATLSKGA, translated from the coding sequence ATGATCAACATCACCGTCAATGGCAAGGCCCGCCAGGTGGACAGCGACCCCGCCACCCCGCTGCTGTGGGTGCTGCGCGAGGAACTGCAACTCACCGGCACCAAGTTCGGCTGCGGCATGGCGCTGTGTGGCGCCTGCACCGTGCACCTGGACGGTCAGCCGGTGCGCAGTTGTTCCACGCCGGCGTCGGCCGCGGCGGGAAAAAAGGTGACCACCATCGAAGGCGTGGGCGCCACGCCCACCGGGCGCGCGGTGCAGGCGGCCTGGGTGGCGCGCGACGTGCCGCAATGCGGCTACTGCCAGAGCGGCCAGATCATGAGCGCCACCGCGCTGCTGGCGCAGAACAAGCGCCCCACCATCGCCGACATCACCAACGCGATGAGCGGCAACATCTGCCGCTGCGGCACCTACAACCAGATCAAGGCGGCCATCCAGGACGCTTCGGCCACGCTGAGCAAGGGGGCCTGA
- a CDS encoding hypothetical protein (PFAM: RmuC family): MPWFQLVALVLVLLLVMWVALRRPDAGAQRNAAEAADQLLAQLTQATAAQRADTERLERELRDEVSRSATGTRQELQGTLGTFQQTLMAQTGDTARTQNEQIDTFRTQLAALQQQLVQSLGNVTTALGQQSQSAREAQDQALRRFGDTLVEQLKALSDSNERRMAEVRQTVETRLAALAEGNEKKLEQMRATVDEKLQSTLEQRLGESFKQVADRLDQVHRGLGEMQTLARDVGSLNRVLTNVKTRGSFGEVQLQALLDEVLTQEQYAQNVETVPGSNARVEFAIRLPGQRGDGLPLWLPIDAKFPREDYERLLDAQERADPAAVEVAGRAIEARLRLEAKTIREKYVAPPHTTDFAILFVPTEGLYAEALRRPGLQELLQREHKVMLAGPTTLLATLNSLQMGFRTLALEKRSAEVWEVLGAVKTEFLKFGDVLTKTQKKLDEASNTISVARTRTNQMTRKLKSVEALPDTRALELLPPLADDAEGQVEGDSDDGAGG; encoded by the coding sequence ATGCCCTGGTTTCAGCTGGTGGCCTTGGTGCTGGTGCTGCTGCTGGTGATGTGGGTGGCGCTGCGGCGGCCCGATGCAGGCGCCCAGCGCAACGCAGCCGAGGCTGCTGACCAATTGCTGGCGCAACTGACCCAGGCCACGGCCGCCCAGCGCGCCGACACCGAACGCCTGGAGCGCGAACTGCGCGACGAGGTCTCGCGCAGCGCCACCGGCACCCGCCAGGAACTGCAGGGCACGCTGGGCACCTTCCAGCAGACCCTGATGGCGCAGACCGGCGACACCGCCCGCACCCAGAACGAGCAGATCGACACCTTCCGCACCCAGTTGGCCGCGCTGCAGCAGCAACTGGTGCAGTCCTTGGGCAATGTCACGACCGCGTTGGGGCAGCAAAGCCAGAGCGCGCGTGAAGCGCAGGACCAGGCGCTGCGCCGCTTTGGCGACACCCTGGTCGAGCAGCTGAAGGCCCTGTCCGACAGCAATGAGCGCCGCATGGCCGAGGTGCGCCAGACCGTGGAAACGCGCCTGGCCGCGCTGGCCGAGGGCAATGAGAAGAAGCTGGAGCAGATGCGGGCCACGGTGGACGAGAAGTTGCAGTCCACGCTGGAGCAGCGCCTGGGCGAAAGCTTCAAGCAGGTGGCCGACCGGCTGGACCAGGTGCACCGCGGCCTGGGTGAAATGCAGACCCTGGCGCGCGACGTGGGCTCGCTCAACCGCGTGCTGACCAATGTGAAAACCCGCGGCAGCTTCGGCGAGGTGCAGTTGCAGGCCCTGCTGGACGAGGTGCTGACCCAGGAGCAGTACGCCCAGAACGTGGAAACCGTGCCCGGCAGCAACGCGCGGGTTGAATTTGCCATCCGCCTGCCCGGCCAGCGCGGCGACGGCCTGCCGCTGTGGCTGCCCATCGACGCCAAGTTCCCGCGCGAGGACTACGAGCGCCTGCTGGACGCCCAGGAGCGCGCCGACCCGGCGGCGGTGGAAGTGGCCGGGCGCGCCATCGAAGCGCGGCTGCGGCTGGAAGCCAAGACCATCCGCGAAAAGTACGTCGCGCCGCCGCACACCACCGACTTCGCCATCCTGTTCGTGCCCACCGAAGGCCTGTACGCCGAGGCCCTGCGCCGCCCCGGCCTGCAGGAACTGCTGCAGCGCGAACACAAGGTGATGCTGGCCGGCCCCACCACGCTGCTGGCCACGCTGAACAGCCTGCAGATGGGTTTTCGCACCCTGGCGTTGGAGAAGCGCTCGGCCGAGGTCTGGGAGGTGCTGGGTGCGGTGAAGACCGAATTCCTGAAGTTCGGCGACGTGCTCACCAAGACACAGAAGAAGCTGGACGAGGCCAGCAACACCATCAGCGTCGCGCGCACCCGCACCAACCAGATGACGCGCAAGTTGAAGAGCGTGGAGGCCCTGCCGGACACCCGAGCGCTGGAACTGCTGCCGCCGCTGGCCGACGACGCCGAGGGCCAGGTTGAGGGCGATAGCGACGACGGCGCGGGTGGCTGA
- a CDS encoding arabinose efflux permease family protein (PFAM: Major Facilitator Superfamily) yields the protein MRAIATTARVAEAGFSRVLAALIGGQMGLHSAMAGLRMAAPLQLLRDGASPVAAGAVMALFALAPVLLALPAGRLADRHGYHRPMRWAVGFTMGGCALAVAAAALPPGPARLALLCGAAALCGAGCNIGLITIQRSAGRSAKDNVQRMRVFSWLGMAPSLANALGPVAAGLMIDLAGFGPAYALLLALPLITALTARRVPPEAGGARAEAPAPARESLASGVGLLLRLPGMKRLLGVNWLLSASWDVHTFIVPLLGHERGLAASTIGLILGSFTAAVTAVRLLIPLLAHRVQEVRVLRVAMVWTGAVFALYPLAHSAWAMAGLSLLLGLSLGAVQPMVMATLHHITPTARHGMAIALRSMVMNASGTVLPLACGAVGAAFGLPVLLWVAAAAVAAGQGWAAGLARHLAGGAASES from the coding sequence TTGAGGGCGATAGCGACGACGGCGCGGGTGGCTGAAGCCGGCTTCAGCCGCGTGCTGGCGGCGCTGATCGGGGGCCAGATGGGCCTGCACAGCGCCATGGCGGGCTTGCGCATGGCCGCGCCGCTGCAACTGCTGCGCGACGGCGCCAGCCCGGTGGCCGCGGGCGCGGTGATGGCGTTGTTCGCGCTGGCGCCGGTGCTGCTGGCGCTGCCGGCCGGGCGCCTGGCGGACCGCCACGGCTACCACCGGCCCATGCGCTGGGCGGTGGGCTTCACCATGGGCGGTTGCGCGCTGGCGGTGGCCGCCGCGGCACTGCCACCCGGCCCGGCCCGGCTGGCCCTGCTGTGCGGTGCCGCGGCCCTGTGCGGGGCGGGCTGCAACATCGGGCTCATCACCATCCAGCGCAGCGCCGGGCGCAGCGCCAAGGACAATGTGCAGCGCATGCGCGTGTTCAGCTGGCTGGGCATGGCGCCTTCCCTGGCCAACGCGCTGGGGCCGGTGGCCGCCGGGCTGATGATCGACCTGGCCGGCTTCGGCCCGGCCTATGCGCTGCTGTTGGCCTTGCCACTGATCACGGCCCTCACCGCCCGCCGCGTGCCGCCGGAAGCCGGTGGCGCGCGTGCCGAGGCGCCCGCGCCAGCGCGTGAAAGCCTGGCCTCGGGCGTGGGCCTGCTGTTGCGCCTGCCAGGCATGAAGCGGCTGCTGGGGGTGAACTGGCTGCTCTCGGCCAGCTGGGACGTGCACACCTTCATCGTGCCGCTGCTGGGGCACGAACGTGGGCTGGCAGCGTCCACCATCGGGCTCATCCTGGGCAGTTTCACCGCCGCCGTTACCGCGGTGCGGCTGCTGATCCCGCTGCTGGCGCACCGGGTGCAGGAAGTGCGCGTGCTGCGCGTGGCCATGGTGTGGACCGGTGCGGTGTTCGCGCTGTACCCGCTGGCCCATTCGGCCTGGGCCATGGCGGGGCTGTCGCTGCTGCTGGGCCTGAGCCTGGGAGCGGTTCAACCCATGGTGATGGCCACACTGCACCACATCACCCCCACAGCCCGACACGGCATGGCGATTGCGCTGCGCTCGATGGTGATGAACGCCTCGGGCACGGTGCTGCCGCTGGCCTGCGGCGCGGTGGGCGCGGCCTTCGGGTTGCCGGTGCTGCTGTGGGTGGCCGCCGCCGCGGTGGCCGCCGGGCAGGGCTGGGCGGCGGGCCTGGCCCGGCACCTGGCCGGTGGCGCAGCCAGCGAAAGTTGA
- a CDS encoding aerobic-type carbon monoxide dehydrogenase, large subunit CoxL/CutL-like protein (PFAM: Molybdopterin-binding domain of aldehyde dehydrogenase; Aldehyde oxidase and xanthine dehydrogenase, a/b hammerhead domain), with protein sequence MDSMSVDIANTTRRGFLGSAGALTLAFTLPAAGRLEAATTKEFKPNAWLRIAPDGLVTVMCGSAEMGQGVLTAIPMLLAEELDADWSKVRVQQAPVDQAFNNPAFGMQATGGSTTVRGHWLPLRTAGAAAREMLVAAAAAKWKASPADCRTERGQVIHSSGKKLGYGALVADASKLTPPDKPTLKNPRDFKILGQPAKRLDTVGKTNGSAKYGIDVQLPGMLVAVMARAPMPGAKPRRVDDSRAKAMRGVKQVLTIPHGVAVLATGYWAAKQGRDALVIDWDLGESAGLNDAKVSDMLDDGARRADAIAKDSGNLRDATATSAVSIEARYEAPYLAHACMEPMNCTAWVRGDSVEIWAGTQSQGPNQGILSNVAQVTPAKVKINTMMLGGGFGRRFAPDFTIDATLLSKLSGQPVKLVYSREDDMRAGYYRPASVARFEGAVDAQGRATMFKAGVGTPSIMAASGFMKIPDNGVDTFSMEGIADHPYDIDAMRIAFGRVEPGPQVWFWRSVGHSQNSFFMEGFIDELAVAAKKDPYEFRRALLDKSPRHKGVLELAAAKAGWGQPLPAGVHRGIAVASSFGSYVAEVAEVSVAADGTPKVHRIVAAVDCGMTVNPEIIRRQIEGAIVYGLSAALYGRISIEGGQVKTGNFNDYPVLRMGEMPTVEVHILPSSEGPGGIGEPGTPPAAPAVANAIFAATGKRLRSLPFDTAQLKKA encoded by the coding sequence ATGGACAGCATGAGCGTTGACATCGCCAACACCACCCGCCGCGGCTTTCTCGGCAGCGCCGGGGCGCTGACCCTGGCCTTCACCCTGCCCGCCGCCGGTCGCCTGGAAGCGGCCACCACCAAGGAATTCAAGCCCAACGCCTGGCTGCGCATTGCCCCCGATGGGCTGGTGACGGTGATGTGCGGCTCGGCCGAGATGGGCCAGGGCGTGCTCACCGCCATTCCCATGCTGCTGGCCGAAGAACTGGACGCCGACTGGAGCAAGGTTCGCGTCCAGCAGGCACCGGTGGACCAGGCCTTCAACAACCCCGCCTTCGGCATGCAGGCCACGGGTGGCTCCACCACCGTGCGCGGCCACTGGCTGCCGCTGCGCACCGCCGGAGCCGCCGCGCGCGAAATGCTGGTGGCGGCGGCCGCCGCGAAGTGGAAAGCCTCGCCGGCCGACTGCCGCACCGAGCGCGGCCAGGTCATCCACAGCAGCGGCAAGAAGCTGGGCTATGGCGCGCTGGTGGCCGATGCGTCCAAGCTGACCCCGCCCGATAAGCCCACGCTGAAGAACCCCAGGGACTTCAAGATCCTGGGCCAGCCGGCCAAGCGCCTGGACACCGTGGGCAAGACCAACGGCAGTGCCAAGTACGGCATCGACGTGCAATTGCCCGGCATGCTGGTGGCGGTGATGGCGCGTGCGCCCATGCCCGGCGCCAAGCCCCGGCGCGTGGACGACAGCCGGGCCAAGGCCATGCGTGGCGTCAAGCAGGTGCTGACCATCCCGCACGGCGTGGCGGTGCTGGCCACCGGCTACTGGGCGGCCAAGCAGGGGCGCGACGCCCTGGTCATCGACTGGGACCTGGGCGAGTCCGCGGGCCTGAACGACGCCAAGGTCAGCGACATGCTGGACGACGGCGCCCGGCGCGCCGACGCCATCGCCAAGGACAGCGGCAACCTGCGCGACGCCACCGCCACCAGCGCCGTCAGCATCGAGGCCCGATACGAAGCGCCCTACCTGGCCCACGCCTGCATGGAACCGATGAACTGCACCGCCTGGGTGCGCGGCGATTCGGTCGAAATCTGGGCCGGCACCCAGAGCCAGGGCCCCAACCAGGGCATCCTGAGCAATGTGGCGCAGGTCACGCCGGCCAAGGTGAAGATCAACACCATGATGCTGGGCGGCGGCTTCGGCCGGCGCTTCGCACCCGACTTCACCATCGACGCCACGCTGCTGTCCAAGCTGTCGGGCCAGCCGGTGAAGCTGGTCTACAGCCGCGAGGACGACATGCGCGCGGGCTACTACCGTCCGGCCTCGGTGGCGCGCTTCGAAGGCGCGGTGGACGCCCAGGGCCGCGCCACGATGTTCAAGGCCGGCGTGGGCACGCCGTCCATCATGGCGGCCTCGGGCTTCATGAAGATCCCGGACAACGGCGTGGACACCTTCTCGATGGAAGGCATTGCCGACCACCCGTATGACATCGACGCCATGCGCATCGCCTTCGGCCGCGTGGAGCCGGGGCCACAGGTCTGGTTCTGGCGTTCGGTGGGCCATTCGCAGAACAGCTTCTTCATGGAAGGCTTCATCGACGAGCTGGCCGTGGCCGCGAAGAAGGACCCCTACGAGTTCCGCCGCGCGCTGCTGGACAAGTCGCCGCGCCACAAGGGCGTGCTGGAACTGGCGGCGGCCAAGGCCGGCTGGGGCCAGCCGCTGCCGGCCGGCGTGCACCGCGGCATTGCGGTGGCCTCGTCCTTCGGCAGCTACGTGGCCGAGGTGGCCGAGGTGAGCGTGGCCGCGGACGGCACGCCCAAGGTGCACCGCATCGTGGCGGCGGTGGACTGCGGCATGACGGTGAACCCGGAGATCATCCGCCGCCAGATCGAAGGCGCCATCGTCTACGGCCTGTCGGCGGCCCTGTACGGGCGCATCAGCATCGAAGGCGGCCAGGTGAAGACCGGCAACTTCAACGACTACCCAGTGCTGCGCATGGGCGAGATGCCCACCGTGGAAGTGCACATCCTGCCCAGCAGCGAAGGCCCCGGCGGCATCGGCGAGCCCGGAACACCGCCGGCGGCCCCGGCGGTGGCCAATGCCATCTTCGCGGCCACCGGCAAGCGCCTGCGCAGCCTGCCCTTCGACACCGCGCAGTTGAAGAAGGCCTAG
- a CDS encoding nitroreductase (PFAM: Nitroreductase family) has product MSGQANAVAVDAAITSRRSVRAYLPTPVPRETLEAILAVAARAPSGTNTQPWKVHVLTGSAKVDLSRRILAAFNDPAQRAQHSEEYAYYPTEWVSPYVDRRRKLGWDLYSLLGIGKADKAAMHAQHAKNYDFFGAPVGLIFTVDRVMRQGSWLDYGMFLQSLMVAARGRGLDTCPQAAFCQFHRIIEEQLALPPGEMVVCGMALGHADEQAVENTLVTEREPVAGFARFLD; this is encoded by the coding sequence ATGAGCGGCCAGGCCAACGCCGTGGCGGTGGACGCCGCCATCACCAGCCGGCGATCGGTGCGGGCCTACCTGCCCACGCCGGTGCCGCGCGAGACCCTGGAAGCCATCCTGGCCGTGGCCGCGCGCGCGCCTTCGGGCACCAACACCCAGCCCTGGAAGGTGCATGTGCTGACCGGCAGCGCCAAGGTCGATCTGTCTCGCCGCATCCTGGCCGCCTTCAACGACCCGGCGCAAAGGGCGCAGCACAGCGAGGAATACGCCTACTACCCCACCGAGTGGGTCAGCCCTTATGTGGACCGCCGCCGCAAGCTGGGCTGGGACCTGTACAGCCTGCTGGGCATCGGCAAGGCCGACAAGGCCGCCATGCACGCCCAGCATGCCAAGAACTACGACTTCTTCGGCGCCCCGGTGGGCCTGATCTTCACGGTGGACCGTGTCATGCGCCAGGGCAGCTGGCTGGACTACGGCATGTTCCTGCAAAGCCTCATGGTGGCCGCGCGCGGGCGTGGGCTGGACACCTGCCCGCAGGCGGCTTTCTGCCAGTTCCACCGCATCATCGAAGAACAACTGGCCCTGCCGCCTGGCGAGATGGTGGTGTGCGGCATGGCGTTGGGCCATGCCGACGAGCAGGCGGTGGAAAACACCTTGGTCACCGAACGCGAACCGGTGGCAGGCTTTGCCCGCTTCCTGGACTGA
- a CDS encoding putative esterase of the alpha-beta hydrolase superfamily (PFAM: Patatin-like phospholipase) yields MQRRHALGWLGGAGLGGLLSACQTVPVPPVAPPAGPPATLPATPAPVAAAPVAAPTVAHAPVRPPRLGLALGGGAARGFAHIGVIQVLEEAGIRPDLVVGTSAGSLVAAMYAAGKNGMELGTLAQTMDESALTDWTFPGRGLVKGEALARYVREQTGGRSMETMKLPLGIVATDLDSGSPILFQRGDVGVAVRASSAVPAVFQPVKIGAREYVDGGLVSPVPVRFARQMGADVVLAVDISSPPEGNATGDALRMLLQTFAIMGRSINSFELKDADVVLKPALLGVGSGDFTARRKAIIAGREAMQAALPALRQRLAARSAP; encoded by the coding sequence ATGCAAAGACGCCACGCCCTGGGTTGGCTGGGCGGGGCGGGTTTGGGCGGCCTGTTGAGTGCCTGCCAGACCGTACCTGTCCCGCCTGTCGCACCACCTGCCGGCCCGCCCGCCACGCTTCCCGCCACGCCCGCGCCTGTGGCGGCAGCCCCAGTGGCGGCGCCCACGGTCGCGCACGCCCCCGTGCGTCCTCCCCGCCTTGGCCTGGCGCTGGGCGGCGGCGCGGCGCGGGGTTTTGCCCACATCGGCGTGATCCAGGTGCTGGAAGAAGCCGGCATCCGGCCCGACCTGGTGGTGGGCACCTCGGCCGGCAGCCTGGTGGCGGCGATGTACGCGGCCGGCAAGAACGGGATGGAACTGGGCACCTTGGCCCAGACCATGGACGAATCGGCCCTGACCGACTGGACCTTTCCCGGCCGCGGTCTGGTCAAAGGCGAGGCCCTGGCGCGCTATGTGCGCGAGCAGACCGGCGGGCGATCCATGGAAACCATGAAGCTGCCCCTGGGCATCGTGGCCACCGACCTGGACAGCGGCAGCCCCATCCTGTTCCAGCGCGGCGATGTGGGCGTGGCGGTGCGGGCGTCCAGCGCGGTGCCGGCGGTGTTCCAGCCGGTGAAGATCGGTGCGCGGGAGTATGTGGACGGCGGCTTGGTGTCGCCGGTGCCGGTGCGCTTTGCGCGCCAGATGGGGGCCGACGTGGTGCTGGCGGTGGACATTTCGTCGCCGCCCGAGGGCAATGCCACGGGGGATGCGCTGCGCATGCTGCTGCAAACCTTCGCCATCATGGGGCGCAGCATCAACAGCTTCGAGCTGAAGGACGCCGACGTGGTGCTCAAGCCCGCGCTGCTGGGCGTCGGCAGCGGCGATTTCACGGCCCGGCGCAAGGCCATCATCGCCGGACGGGAGGCCATGCAGGCCGCCTTGCCGGCGCTGCGCCAGCGCCTGGCCGCCCGCAGCGCGCCCTGA
- a CDS encoding lactate dehydrogenase-like oxidoreductase (PFAM: D-isomer specific 2-hydroxyacid dehydrogenase, NAD binding domain; D-isomer specific 2-hydroxyacid dehydrogenase, catalytic domain): MSNKAKPRVLVARAVFDDAIDRLRAHFDVATNPEDTVWPQAELIARLQGCSAVFVTGTEPINATLLDACPQLRAVCSMAVGYNNIDVPACTARGVLVSNAPDVLTETTADFGFALMMATARRISESEHFLRAGNWTKWSYDMFAGTDVHGATMGVLGMGRIGQAVARRGALGFGMKVIYHNRSRLPANQEAPIGAHWVDKPTLLREADHLVIVVPYSASSHHAIGAVELSQMKATATLTNIARGGVVDDAALAAALRDKRIAAAGLDVFEGEPQLHPDLLTVPNVVLTPHIASASIPTRRAMAHLAVDNIIAVLGTPQGTPPTALNPEVLKA, translated from the coding sequence ATGAGCAACAAGGCCAAGCCGCGCGTGCTGGTGGCGCGTGCGGTGTTCGACGACGCGATCGATCGACTGCGCGCGCACTTTGACGTGGCCACCAACCCTGAGGACACGGTCTGGCCGCAGGCCGAACTCATCGCACGGCTGCAGGGCTGCAGCGCAGTCTTCGTCACCGGCACCGAGCCCATCAACGCCACCTTGCTGGACGCCTGCCCGCAACTGCGCGCGGTGTGCAGCATGGCCGTGGGCTACAACAACATTGATGTGCCGGCCTGCACCGCGCGTGGCGTGCTGGTGAGCAACGCGCCGGACGTGCTGACCGAAACCACGGCCGACTTCGGCTTCGCCCTGATGATGGCCACCGCGCGCCGCATCAGCGAAAGCGAACATTTCCTGCGCGCCGGGAACTGGACCAAGTGGTCCTACGACATGTTCGCCGGCACCGACGTGCACGGCGCCACGATGGGCGTGCTGGGCATGGGCCGCATCGGCCAGGCGGTGGCGCGTCGCGGCGCGCTGGGCTTTGGCATGAAGGTGATTTACCACAACCGCAGCCGCCTGCCGGCCAACCAGGAAGCGCCCATCGGCGCGCACTGGGTGGACAAGCCCACGCTATTGCGCGAGGCCGACCACCTGGTGATCGTGGTGCCCTACAGTGCCAGTTCGCACCATGCCATCGGTGCGGTCGAACTGTCGCAGATGAAGGCCACCGCCACGCTGACCAACATCGCCCGCGGGGGTGTCGTGGACGATGCGGCGCTGGCCGCGGCCCTGCGCGACAAGCGCATTGCCGCAGCCGGCCTGGACGTGTTCGAGGGCGAACCCCAGCTGCACCCGGATCTGCTCACCGTGCCCAACGTGGTGCTCACGCCGCACATCGCCAGTGCCAGCATCCCCACCCGCCGCGCGATGGCCCACCTGGCGGTGGACAACATCATCGCGGTGCTGGGCACGCCCCAGGGCACGCCGCCCACGGCGCTGAACCCCGAGGTCTTGAAGGCTTGA
- a CDS encoding phasin family protein (PFAM: Phasin protein~TIGRFAM: phasin family protein) — protein MLTAEQMIAANKANVETLFGLTNKAFEGVEKLVELNLQVAKTALGEVAENTKAAMSVKDAQELVSLQASLLQPSAEKAAAYSRHVYDIFAATNAEVTKAAESQFADVQKKFMSAVDTAVKNAPAGTENAVSLVKSAIAAANNAYESAHKAAKQAADIAEANFNAVTTTAVKAAGATKAKAR, from the coding sequence ATGCTGACCGCTGAACAAATGATCGCCGCCAACAAGGCCAACGTTGAAACCCTTTTCGGCCTGACCAACAAGGCCTTCGAAGGCGTTGAAAAGCTGGTGGAACTGAACCTGCAAGTGGCCAAGACCGCCCTGGGCGAAGTCGCCGAAAACACCAAAGCCGCCATGTCGGTCAAGGACGCGCAAGAGCTGGTCAGCCTGCAAGCCAGTCTGCTGCAGCCGTCCGCCGAGAAGGCCGCCGCCTACAGCCGCCACGTCTATGACATCTTCGCCGCCACCAACGCCGAAGTGACCAAGGCCGCCGAGTCGCAATTCGCCGACGTGCAGAAGAAGTTCATGTCCGCCGTGGACACCGCCGTCAAGAACGCCCCGGCCGGCACCGAAAACGCCGTGTCCCTGGTGAAGTCGGCCATCGCCGCTGCCAACAATGCTTACGAAAGCGCCCACAAGGCTGCCAAGCAAGCCGCTGACATCGCCGAAGCCAACTTCAACGCCGTGACCACCACCGCGGTGAAGGCCGCCGGCGCCACCAAGGCCAAGGCCCGCTGA
- a CDS encoding deacetylase, histone deacetylase/acetoin utilization protein (PFAM: Histone deacetylase domain) produces the protein MQLFHTDQFVLPLPTGHRFPMPKYRLLHEQVLQNGPGIRILEAPAATEGELALAHDPGYIDGVLRGTLSTAAQREIGFPWSERMAQRAVRSVGATIAAARAALAEGVAAQTAGGTHHAYSFKGSGYCVFNDVAVAARLMQAETHRRHKRGLRVLVIDLDVHQGNGTAAIFRDDESVFTFSMHGARNFPFRKEASDLDVELPDGCSDEPYLAALDHALASVAARLADRPPGLAFYLAGADPHEGDRLGRLKLSSAGLAARDERVLAWLRARRIPVALSMAGGYGHDIHTTVAVQLKTLQLAQAAWADWATGQGSP, from the coding sequence ATGCAACTTTTTCACACCGACCAGTTTGTGCTGCCACTGCCTACCGGGCACCGTTTCCCGATGCCGAAGTACCGGCTGCTGCACGAGCAGGTGCTGCAGAACGGCCCGGGCATCCGCATCCTGGAGGCCCCGGCGGCCACGGAAGGTGAACTGGCCTTGGCCCACGATCCCGGCTACATCGACGGGGTGCTGCGCGGCACGCTGTCGACGGCGGCGCAGCGCGAGATCGGCTTTCCCTGGAGCGAGCGCATGGCCCAGCGCGCGGTGCGTTCGGTGGGGGCGACCATCGCCGCCGCCCGCGCCGCACTGGCCGAGGGCGTGGCGGCGCAGACGGCCGGCGGCACCCACCATGCTTATTCCTTCAAAGGCTCGGGCTACTGCGTCTTCAACGATGTGGCCGTGGCCGCCCGGCTGATGCAGGCCGAGACGCACCGGCGGCACAAGCGCGGCCTGCGGGTGCTGGTGATCGACCTGGACGTGCACCAGGGCAATGGCACGGCCGCCATCTTTCGCGACGACGAGAGCGTGTTCACCTTCTCGATGCACGGCGCGCGCAACTTCCCCTTCCGCAAGGAAGCCAGCGACCTGGACGTGGAACTGCCCGACGGCTGCAGCGACGAACCCTACCTGGCGGCGCTGGACCACGCGCTGGCCAGCGTGGCCGCGCGCCTGGCCGACCGGCCGCCCGGCCTGGCCTTCTACCTGGCCGGTGCCGACCCGCACGAGGGCGACCGGCTGGGGCGCCTGAAGCTCAGCAGCGCCGGCCTGGCCGCGCGGGACGAACGCGTGCTGGCCTGGCTGCGCGCGCGCCGCATCCCGGTGGCGCTGAGCATGGCCGGTGGCTACGGCCACGACATCCACACCACGGTGGCAGTGCAATTGAAGACCTTGCAATTGGCGCAGGCGGCCTGGGCCGACTGGGCGACCGGGCAGGGAAGTCCCTGA
- a CDS encoding putative thioesterase (PFAM: Thioesterase superfamily), translating into MSIARPEPQPRSGYRHFQAISTRWMDNDLYGHVNNVVYYSFFDTVVNRYLIEAGALDIHQGGVIGLVVQTQCDYFAELAFPRPVAAGLRVSRIGSSSVRYEVGLFDGDAPLSAASGHFVHVYVDRDTRRPVPLPPALRQALVAIAAEGVA; encoded by the coding sequence ATGAGCATCGCCCGCCCCGAACCCCAGCCGCGCAGCGGCTACCGCCACTTCCAGGCGATCAGCACGCGCTGGATGGACAACGACCTGTACGGCCATGTCAACAACGTCGTGTACTACAGCTTCTTCGACACCGTGGTGAACCGCTACCTGATCGAGGCCGGCGCGCTGGACATCCACCAGGGCGGCGTCATCGGCCTGGTGGTGCAGACCCAATGCGACTACTTCGCCGAACTGGCCTTCCCGCGCCCGGTCGCCGCTGGACTGCGTGTGTCGCGCATCGGCAGCAGCAGCGTGCGCTATGAAGTGGGCCTGTTCGACGGGGACGCACCGCTGTCGGCCGCCAGCGGCCATTTCGTGCATGTGTACGTCGACCGCGACACGCGCCGCCCGGTGCCGCTGCCGCCGGCCTTGCGCCAGGCGCTGGTGGCGATCGCGGCGGAGGGTGTGGCATGA